Part of the Grimontia kaedaensis genome is shown below.
CCATGTGGAAGATTGACGATCAGCAAGAAGCACCAGAAGCTTCGGTAGAACGAAATATATGATGTGGCTTCAATGTACCTTTAAGGCTGCCATAGGCAGCCTTTTTTCATGATGAATGCGAAAATATCTCCCTTTTCAACGCCAATGCCTGCCTTACTAGTCAGAAATTTCGAACGACGAGTGATTTGCTATTTCTCTGTGAGAATTTCGCGAGATTTATTTATTAACGTTTCCTAGAGCAATACAAATCAACGCTGAAGGTATTCAGCTGAACAGGCTCTAGGGGGGGTTAATCCATGACAGTTCTCGTTAATTCGGTATTTTGCCCACCAACGCCCGGCAACAATACCAACGAGCCGGGACAATTCTTTAATCTGGCACCGCTCGGGAAGCTAACTCAACAAGAGCGACACCAGTTTGTCTCTTACGGGCGTGGCCCATCGCAGAAACCTTCGTTTCCAACGCTCAGCATGGCGATTGAGCGCTACGCGAAGGAAACCCCTTTCGCGATAGCCGCAATAGACGGTCGACAGACCATTTCTTACCGAGAACTAAATTCAGAGGCCGAAAAGCTAGCCACGCTGCTTCAGCGCCTTAAGGTCAAATCTGGCGATTCTGTTGGCGTTTTTCTTTCGCGCTCGATTCCTATGCTGATTGGCATGCTGGCTTGTTTGAAGATTGGTGCTAATTACGTTCCACAACATGCAGGAGTTGCACCGAACGCCCTGCTTTCACAAATTATCGACGTCGCCCGAATTCGTGTGGTGTTTACCCTCTCCAAACACAAACACGACTTGCCTCAAAAGGATGGCACCATCCGCCTTGAGCTGGATACCCTGCTCAAATCCCCTGAGTTTAAGTCGATGGAAGCAAGCGGAAAACGCATCACCAAGCCCGACGATGTCTGCTTTATCCTGTTTACATCTGGTACCACCGGCAGACCAAATGGTGTTCAGGTCACGCACAAGAATGTAGCCAACATCGTGATGACATCACCGGGAAATCTCGGCATTAAGCCGGGTATGCGGGTCGGGCAAATCCTAAGCATTGCTTTCGATATGTCAGCATGGGAGATCTACGCCGCTCTTTGCCACGGCGCAACCCTGCTTATCCGTGACAATTCAATCCAGCAAACCGCCGCTAATGCGGACGTGATTATTGCTACCCCTTCCATTCTTGGACAGATTGATCCTGATTCCTGCCCAGACGTGAAAACGGTCGCGGTGGCAGGAGAACCCTGCCCCTTGCCGCTGGCTGAGGTCTGGGGCGCAAGATGTGATTTCTACAACTCCTGCGGCCCGACAGAAACCACCATTATCAATACCGCCAAGCTGTTTAAACCAGGGGATAGGCTTTCTATCGGTAAACCTACACCTAACAATACTGTGTATGTACTCAATGAAGACCTCACTCCCTGTGCAATTGGTGAAGTCGGGGAAATGTGGGCTGGCGGCGTTTGTGTCACTAAAGGTTACCTGGCCAATGCCGAGCTGAGTCAGGCAAGTTATCGGCCGGATCCCTTCCTTGGTGACGGTCACGTGATGTTCCGCACCCGTGATTTAGGCCGTTGGAACAAAGACGGTGAATTAGAGCACTTCGGACGTACCGACGATCAGGTAAAAATGAAAGGTTTTCGGGTGGAGTTGGACTCTGTCTCTTCCACACTGGAAAAAATCCCAGAGTGCAGGCTCGCTGTCACACTCAAAGTTAATGACCAGCAA
Proteins encoded:
- a CDS encoding AMP-binding protein, whose protein sequence is MTVLVNSVFCPPTPGNNTNEPGQFFNLAPLGKLTQQERHQFVSYGRGPSQKPSFPTLSMAIERYAKETPFAIAAIDGRQTISYRELNSEAEKLATLLQRLKVKSGDSVGVFLSRSIPMLIGMLACLKIGANYVPQHAGVAPNALLSQIIDVARIRVVFTLSKHKHDLPQKDGTIRLELDTLLKSPEFKSMEASGKRITKPDDVCFILFTSGTTGRPNGVQVTHKNVANIVMTSPGNLGIKPGMRVGQILSIAFDMSAWEIYAALCHGATLLIRDNSIQQTAANADVIIATPSILGQIDPDSCPDVKTVAVAGEPCPLPLAEVWGARCDFYNSCGPTETTIINTAKLFKPGDRLSIGKPTPNNTVYVLNEDLTPCAIGEVGEMWAGGVCVTKGYLANAELSQASYRPDPFLGDGHVMFRTRDLGRWNKDGELEHFGRTDDQVKMKGFRVELDSVSSTLEKIPECRLAVTLKVNDQQLASFVVPASVNEKAAIKHVAANLPYYAVPVRVLATDELPLTDRGKIDKRKLLTLFNNAMNQTKEGEA